The Pochonia chlamydosporia 170 chromosome Unknown PCv3seq00012, whole genome shotgun sequence genome has a segment encoding these proteins:
- a CDS encoding transposase-like protein (similar to Metarhizium robertsii ARSEF 23 XP_007816550.1): MASGNFSNRSIRSPSSSTPSTPQTPTPNAFSFLNSRPPKPDRAREDIILKQRKRRAEDVWDHFRKPQEDEDKRGKDGQSLMYCKFCNGRWSTAITTNARGHLANKHQIYIEVAEPKGKKPRQLALDISFQNATQKLAERDSFELREKLRNAIDRDAFYEAQIQLITRRRMAFNCVEWAEYQALLMSINPEVESLLVESHSSIPIHIERSFRKHYGTVKSRLQNARSQIHYSIDLWKSPNRKSFLGICAQFVDNEYVLRKALLALPQCRFSHSGETMAAHILDAIKAYEIAENTGYIVGDNASSNDTCVAAIGRELIKLGIEFDGKKRRIRCCGHIINLSLEAFLFASTVEALEAAIEAAKEEADLTIVEALQEQLREKQGKKGKKKRLGDEAGWQSISALSNLHTIAVFIRSSSILSDEWETLAGKTLGIDNVTRWNSWFNLIKTAVEKQAKLMIFCQNHHKELGPAVLSPQDWETLKITLEFLQPFSQATLIQESKWSSLDQALWTMDVLFKHYEQAKAKYAHNSHIVNSINMGWYVLDKYYKCSDEAPAYTTALLLHPMRRKKYIDLHWDPSWCGPALRAAREVWAKYKDLPLQENANRGANDSHELSEFDKLAQELDVTEDDGEDEFEKFVTSSPHKITCSPLQWWCKEEQRLEYPRLHKMAIDILSIPPMSDEAERVFSGVRRTISWDRARLGAWIVEMTELLGNWNKNDLIRVLHVLTGEDDEVISLSETGGNEIDIVGGDNSSQ; encoded by the exons ATGGCTTCTGGAAATTTCTCCAATCGGTCTATAAGAAGcccctcttcctccacgccctccacTCCACAGACACCTACTCCTAATGcattctccttcctcaacagcCGTCCTCCCAAACCTGACCGTGCTCGAGAAGACATCATCttaaaacaaagaaaaagacgtGCTGAGGACGTCTGGGACCACTTTCGAAAGCCacaagaggacgaagacaagAGAGGAAAGGATGGACAGTCATTAATGTACTGCAAATTTTGCAATGGAAGGTGGTCTACTGCGATTACGACAAATGCACGTGGCCATCTTGcgaacaagcatcaaatatACATTGAGGTTGCAGagccaaagggcaagaaaccaCGCCAATTAGCCCTCGATATCTCGTTTCAAAATGCTACACAGAAGCTAGCGGAAAGGGACAGTTTCGAGTTGAGAGAGAAGCTCCGCAACGCTATTGACAGGGACGCTTTTTATGAAGCACAGATCCAGCTCATTACTCGCCGCCGGATGGCCTTTAATTGTGTTGAATGGGCTGAATATCAAGCACTCCTCATGTCTATTAACCCAGAAGTCGAAAGCCTCCTTGTCGAATCACATTCAAGCATCCCAATCCATATTGAGCGCAGCTTCCGCAAGCATTATGGAACCGTCAAGAGCCGGCTCCAAAATGCTAGGTCTCAAATTCACTATAGTATCGATCTCTGGAAATCACCAAACCGCAAATCATTCCTCGGCATTTGCGCACAATTCGTTGATAATGAGTACGTTCTTCGAAAGGCGCTGTTGGCACTTCCACAGTGCCGCTTTTCACATAGTGGTgagacaatggcagcccaCATTCTTGATGCGATCAAAGCTTATGAGATTGCCGAAAATACTGGATATATTGTTGGGGATAATGCTTCAAGTAATGACACTTGTGTTGCGGCCATTGGAAGAGAGCTTATCAAACTGGGAATTGAATTtgatgggaagaagcgcCGTATTCGTTGTTGTGGtcacatcatcaatctctcTCTTGAAGCCTTTCTTTTTGCAAGCACTGTCGAAGCACTCGAAGCTGCTATcgaggctgcaaaggaagaggcagaccTCACCATTGTAGAGGCATTACAAGAACAACTTCGAGAAAAGCAAGgtaagaaaggcaagaagaaacgaCTGGGTGATGAGGCTGGATGGCAGTCAATCAGTGCACTCAGTAATCTCCATACTATCGCCGTCTTCATTCGCTCCTCATCGATCCTTTCAGATGAATGGGAGACATTAGCCGGCAAAACGTTAGGCATTGATAATGTCACCCGATGGAATTCATGGTTTAATCTCATTAAAACAGCGGTtgagaagcaagcaaagttgatgatcttCTGTCAAAACCATCATAAAGAACTTGGACCAGCAGTTCTCTCGCCTCAAGATTGGGAGACTCTTAAAATTACTCTGGAGTTCTTACAGCCCTTCTCTCAAGCGACGCTTATTCAGGAGTCAAAATGGTCATCTCTTGATCAGGCACTCTGGACGATGGATGTACTGTTTAAGCATTACGAGCAAGCGAAG GCCAAGTACGCCCATAACTCCCATATAgtcaactccatcaatatGGGCTGGTACGTacttgacaagtattacaAATGTTCTGACGAAGCTCCCGCCTACACTActgctctcctcctccaccctATGCGCCGAAAAAAGTATATTGACCTTCATTGGGATCCATCTTGGTGTGGGCCAGCCCTCAGAGCAGCGAGGGAGGTCTGGGCAAAGTACAAAGATCTGCCACTTCAAGAAAATGCAAACCGGGGGGCGAACGACAGCCATGAGCTCTCagagtttgacaagcttgcgCAAGAGCTTGATGTTACTGAGGAtgacggtgaggatgaaTTTGAGAAGTTCGTTACATCGTCGCCACATAAGATTACCTGCTCCCCTTTACAATGGTGGTGTAAAGAAGAACAGAGATTGGAGTACCCTCGTCTCCACAAAATGGCTATTGACATTCTCTCTATCCCGCCAATgtcagacgaggcagaacgTGTCTTTTCAGGTGTTAGACGTACAATCTCTTGGGATAGGGCAAGGCTAGGCGCTTGGATTGTGGAGATGACAGAGCTTTTAGGGAATTGGAATAAGAATGATCTTATTCGAGTTCTGCATGTACTAactggcgaagatgatgaagttaTTAGCCTTTCAGAGACTGGCGGCAATGAAATTGACATCGTCGGCGGTGACAACTCGTCACAGTAA
- a CDS encoding reverse transcriptase (similar to Metarhizium robertsii ARSEF 23 XP_007817092.1) — translation MAWLKVRALINSEFKKHKARVIEALRKSPGLIHVSFDGWRARNRHSLYGIVCFFRDENSKPHKVALGVPEVRRHSGNNIATEVLYTIEAFGIEENIGYFTLDNAENNDTALEAIGKKLGFNGARRRGRCFGHIVNLSAKALLFGKDTDAFEEQLSGAEALSEAEYELWRQKGPVGKLHNFVVDVDRSDRLTYLLKELQEYDISMSDDPKIRSKSPVSVVLDNDTRWLSQLYMIRRALRLRRYFELLVAKFRIQWEEENTSKRTGQLKKSAVRPRILRDENQLTANDWSVLQHFATILGYYEDAVKTLEGDGLIRKRKRGYTGSYGNVWDVINGFEFLLGKLEKYKAMAKDFPDPEQFRIGINMAWEKLDKYYTILDTTPIYYTALALHPAYRWGWFEQAWVHKPDWIRSAKRIVQEVWDESYRDFHIVVASNDEPVAKRQKQYYNAFEEHCEQSRIDSIQTEPLLDDDTIGDEYERWQSSHESTDKTVRDPIAYWHEKRLQYPRLSRMALDFVTIQSMSAECERMFSAAGQMVVPQRCNLQAQTVGMCQVLRSWFRAGIINDLDPLFLSIIEEKKELEGIHLNDDEFRRRELSWLAAAAKTAGH, via the exons atggcctGGCTGAAAG ttcgcgcgctcatcaactccgaatttaaaaagcacaaggcgcgcgtcattgaagccctgcgaaagagccccggcttaatacacgtcagctttgacggatggagggcgcggaatcgacactcgttatacggtatcgtgtgcttcttcagggacgagaatagcaagccccacaaggtcgctctgggggtccccgaagtccgcagacattcggggaacaacattgcaacagaagtcctttataccatcgaggcttttggcatcgaggagaatattgggtattttacccttgacaatgccgagaacaacgacacagcacttgaggctattggcaaaaagctcggcttcaatggcgctcgaaggcgaggccgctgcttcggccatatagtcaatctgtctgcgaaggcactactgttcgggaaggatacagacgcgttcgaagaacaactttctggtgcagaagcgctgtctgaagccgaatacgaactttggcgacagaaagggccggttgggaagctccataatttcgtcgtggatgttgatcgatcggacagactgacatacctgttgaaagaacttcaagagtacgacatatccatgtcggacgatccgaaaatacggtcaaaaagccccgtctcggtagtgctagataacgatacgcgctggctttcccagctctatatgatccgccgcgccttgagacttcgaaggtacttcgaactgctagtcgcgaagttccgaatccaatgggaggaggagaatacatcaaaaagaactggccagttgaaaaagtcggctgtccggcctcgaatccttagagacgagaaccaacttacggccaacgattggtctgtacttcaacacttcgcgacgatccttggatactatgaagatgcagtcaagactctagaaggcgacggtttaatcaggaaacgcaagaggggttatactggttcatatggaaacgtttgggatgtgatcaatgggtttgaattcctgcttggcaagctcgaaaaatataaggcgatggcaaaagattttcctgaccccgaacagttcaggatcggcataaatatggcctgggagaaattagacaagtattacactattctcgacacaacaccgatatattataccgccctcgcactccacccggcatacagatggggatggttcgagcaggcctgggtacataagcccgactggatcagatctgcaaaaaggatagttcaagaagtgtgggacgagtcctatcgagatttccatattgtggtggcctcaaatgacgagcctgttgcaaaacgacagaagcaatactacaatgccttcgaagagcattgcgaacagtcccgtatcgactccatacagacagagcctctactggacgacgacacgattggcgacgaatacgaacgatggcaatcgagccatgagagcactgacaagactgtgcgagatccgatagcgtattggcatgagaagcgcctgcaataccctcgtctctcccgaatggccctcgactttgtcacaatacaatcaatgtctgcagaatgtgagaggatgttctcggcagcagggcagatggttgttccccaacggtgcaatcttcaggcgcaaacagttgggatgtgtcaggtattgaggtcgtggtttcgggcaggcattatcaacgacctagatccgttatttctctcgatcatagaggagaagaaagagctcgagggcatccatcttaatgatgatgagttcagaagacgggagctatcgtggctcgctgccgcggcgaaaacagctggccattga
- a CDS encoding HLH transcription factor (similar to Metarhizium acridum CQMa 102 XP_007811645.1) — protein sequence MFIQMKTQLQECARPAGARSSKQSVEQGDIKLFRFSEAARGGQGKKGPQSGSSATSSRATKKTAHRLVERRRRDKTNEAFAVLESMIPACTGNVHKLAILQASIDYIRYLENCLAKLKWRLGDHQSWDKPGHVSLPFIRDFHAEPRGRVELFDSDIASPIIAGQLDRARHPSTPSPEAKDTDDHQLSCSSVLTYQNHHRLSSSVAPLPAFSPQSHGMYSPSSAPGPRSTSPPRNKPTDLDYEAAAALLMFSTHGQYTNVIPRSRGLSVHDLLCT from the exons ATGTTTATTCAAATGAAAACACAGTTGCAAGAATGCGCTCGCCCGGCCGGCGCCAGATCGAGCAAACAATCTGTTGAGCAAGGAGACATAAAGTTGTTTCGATTCTCCGAAGCTGCCAGAGGTGGCCAAGGCAAGAAGGGGCCGCAAAGCGGCTCCAGTGCTACCAGTAGTCGAGCTACGAAGAAGACAGCTCACAGACTGGTGGAGAGACGGCGCCGCGACAAGACAAACGAGGCATTTGCTGTCCTAGAGAGCATGATTCCCGCCTGTACCGGTAACGTCCACAAACTTGCCATCCTCCAG GCCTCCATCGATTATATACGATACCTTGAAAATTGTCTGGCTAAGCTGAAATGGCGATTGGGTGACCATCAGAGCTGGGACAAACCCGGGCACGTCTCACTACCTTTCATCCGTGACTTTCATGCAGAACCCAGAGGCCGTGTAGAGCTGTTTGACTCTGATATTGCGTCGCCTATTATCGCCGGGCAGCTCGACCGCGCCCGTCACCCATCTACTCCATCTCCGGAAGCTAAGGATACAGATGACCACCAGCTATCTTGTTCATCTGTATTAACATACCAGAACCATCACCGCCTCAGTAGCTCGGTAGCACCTCTGCCAGCTTTCAGTCCGCAATCCCACGGCATGTATTCGCCTAGCAGTGCGCCAGGACCAAGGTCCACTAGCCCGCCCCGGAACAAGCCGACGGATCTCGACTACGAGGCAGCCGCAGCGTTGCTGATGTTCAGCACTCATGGGCAATACACTAATGTTATTCCAAGAAGTCGAGGCTTATCCGTTCACGACCTGCTCTGTACCTAA
- a CDS encoding restless-like transposase (similar to Metarhizium acridum CQMa 102 XP_007811712.1): MESATPWLSNGIETLSRTTPADSCLATPAPSARSESPIQAPDHQYLWRRFPDHIWSQRVRDTSSWVWDFGFDIQGANGNRRWVCKRCIQSRRPIPRSFAEKGIQNANAHLFKDHRICAPGEATKSSAQKQAEKVRNRDQRSIADVMKLDTRLPREQDIANKLVQGFDRKYFQRLLLEWIIEENHSFTVCEQGRLRRIFEYLNPLVKITDANITRPTIRRKVLSAYETHKSKVAEVLRQSSGLIHVSFDGWKSGNRHSLYGVACFFRDENSQPRKLVLGVPELRTRHFGHNIAAEILDVLDAYGIKDRVGYFTLDNAQSNDKAMEVIGGELGFMGSTRRGRCFGHTLNLSAKALLLATTLRRLKSSYSTCASISTISTISPVDIDIVSYRIDRIDDHPVIRRAITLRPYLEQLILKHRQQWEQDNRSKRTGILRKSAKEPRICLEENQLTAHDWTVLEHLATLLGFYEDAVKTLEGDGQQRKRKGGWVGSYGNVWEVIQGFEFLLEVLEEYKQLASGIPDPEHFRININLGWEKLNKYYCALDETPIYYTALALHPAFRWGYFENEWKDNTKWVTKAKQMVREVWETEYRNLQIDSSPVVHEPAAKRQRKYYNPFQACCERTRPVSRCGRVKEEGSSPARIDVDVDELEIWQSSREDGDSDIRDPITYWHERRRRYPRLSRMALDFLTIQPMSAECERLFAAAGRMVTPLRSRLDADIIGMCQVLRSWLRAGVIDDLDVLLLPVETVDGEEP, translated from the exons ATGGAATCTGCCACACCATGGTTGAGCAATGGAATCGAAACGTTGTCTCGCACAACACCCGCAGATTCATGCCTAGCAACGCCTGCCCCGAGCGCGCGATCGGAATCACCAATTCAAGCCCCGGACCACCAATATCTTTGGCGCCGTTTCCCCGATCACATTTGGTCACAACGTGTACGAGACACTTCCTCTTGGGTATGGGACTTTGGTTTTGATATCCAGGGTGCCAATGGTAATCGTCGGTGGGTCTGCAAACGTTGCATCCAAAGCAGGCGTCCAATACCCAGGAGCTTTGCGGAAAAGGGCATTCAGAACGCGAATGCTCATCTGTTCAAGGATCACAGAATATGCGCACCCGGCGAGGCGACAAAATCGTCGGCTCAAAAACAAGCAGAAAAGGTAAGGAACAGGGACCAGAGGTCTATTGCTGATGTGATGAAACTCGATACAAGGCTCCCACGCGAGCAAGACATTGCGAATAAGCTCGTTCAAGGCTTCGACCGGAAGTACTTCCAACGACTTCTACTCGAATGGATCATTGAGGAGAATCACTCTTTTACTGTTTGTGAACAAGGAAGACTGCGAAGAATATTCGAATATCTCAATCCCCTTGTGAAGATAACCGACGCCAACATTACGAGGCCGACTATTCGCCGGAAAGTTCTCTCGGCCTACGAAACACATAAAAGTAAGGTTGCAGAGGTTTTGCGGCAGTCATCGGGCCTGATTCATGTCTCATTTGACGGATGGAAGTCAGGGAATAGACACAGTCTGTACGgagttgcttgcttctttcgGGACGAGAACAGTCAGCCGCGAAAGCTAGTGCTTGGCGTCCCTGAGCTGCGAACGCGCCATTTTGGGCACAATATTGCGGCAGAAATACTTGACGTCCTTGACGCGTATGGAATTAAGGATAGGGTTGGGTACTTCACATTAGATAATGCACAGAGCAATGACAAAGCGATGGAAGTAATTGGTGGCGAGCTTGGCTTCATGGGATCGACGAGGCGTGGCCGCTGTTTTGGCCACACTCTAAACCTCTCCGCGaaagctcttcttttggccACAACGTTGAGGCGTTTGAAGAGCAGCT ATTCTACTTGCGCATCCATATCGACGATATCGACGATATCGCCcgtcgatatcgatatcgtatcgtatcgtatcgaTCGTATCGATGACCACCCTGTGATAAGGCGAGCCATTACTCTCCGTCCATACCTTGAGCAGCTTATATTGAAGCATCGCCAGCAATGGGAGCAAGATAACAGGTCAAAGAGGACAGGCATTTTAAGGAAGTCGGCCAAGGAGCCGCGGATTTGCTTGGAAGaaaaccagttgacggctCATGACTGGACCGTCCTTGAGCATCTCGCTACACTTCTTGGGTTCTACGAAGATGccgtcaagactctagaaggcgatGGTCAGCAGCGCAAGCGCAAAGGTGGATGGGTGGGCTCCTACGGGAATGTGTGGGAAGTCATTCAAGGATTTGAGTTCCTTCTAGAGGTCCTCGAAGAGTATAAGCAGCTTGCGTCTGGAATACCTGACCCGGAGCATTTCAGAATTAACATCAACTTGGGATGGGAGAAGCTGAACAAGTATTACTGCGCGTTGGACGAGACACCAATTTATTATACGGCTTTGGCCCTGCATCCGGCTTTCCGATGGGGATATTTCGAGAACGAGTGGAAGGACAATACGAAATGGGTGACGAAGGCGAAGCAAATGGTTCGAGAAGTGTGGGAAACGGAATATCGCAACCTGCAAATAGACTCAAGCCCCGTGGTCCACGAACCGGCAGCTAAGCGGCAGCGCAAGTACTACAACCCTTTTCAGGCGTGTTGTGAACGCACTCGGCCAGTCTCTAGATGCGGCAGGGTTAAAGAGGAAGGGTCGTCGCCCGCTCGCATAgatgtggatgttgacgaaCTGGAAATATGGCAGTCATCGAGAGAGGATGGGGACAGCGACATTAGAGATCCGATAACGTACTGGCATGAGCGCCGACGACGATATCCACGCCTGTCGCGAATGGCGCTGGACTTCCTTAcgattcagccaatgtcagctGAGTGTGAGAGATTGTTTGCGGCAGCGGGACGCATGGTAACACCACTGCGAAGCCGgcttgatgctgatatcATAGGAATGTGCCAAGTGCTACGGTCGTGGTTGAGAGCTGGGGTAATCGACGACCTAGACGTACTGCTTCTTCCCGTTGAGACTGTTGACGGTGAGGAGCCGTAG
- a CDS encoding transposon I factor (similar to Talaromyces stipitatus ATCC 10500 XP_002340120.1) — MPDSAVVEIRQAGRVNPAAPKRSTRLVRPTVKAMEIGRQESRSPTDVVKRTTKRVRRASSTEASLEPAENVGSDETARSQGVEALLLQVLEELKSQNGKQEDLIKELQTQLRELKEHFNHETKETRDELYHTKEALKQGPGTAGDHLEVPCHDLNTIESATVLRRHGTNATNEPAKQYEKESPKVTAGTIRSALQKEIRTTEDNASWRCRAVTVDPKNPNRIKIACRDESEHQMVKQAMETTRLAAGVRVLRDELYPIKVDNVRRTAVLDDGGEVLAGAAETFGQENEAKVAKIAWLSRRDVPKAYGSMVVYLSKGADARRLLAEGFFHAGGESGYTGVFERRPRPEQCYNCQEIGHKAFQCKGKQRCARCAKEGHRHENCHEEIMKCVPCGGPHESFSRHCPKPYPTQKE, encoded by the exons ATGCCGGATTCCGCCGTGGTGGAGATCAGGCAGGCGGGGAGGGTGAACCCCGCTGCGCCAAAACGATCCACTCGTTTGGTGAGGCCGACCGTGAAGGCGATGGAAATAGGTCGACAGGAGAGTCGGTCACCAACGGACGTCGTCAAACGCACGACCAAGCGCGTCAGACGAGCTTCATCTACCGAGGCGAGCTTGGAACCTGCCGAAAATGTCGGAAGCGACGAAACAGCTCGAAGTCAAGGGGTGGAGGCATTGCTCTTGCAGGTGTTGGAGGAACTGAAGAgccaaaatggcaaacagGAAGACTTGATCAAGGAACTTCAGACGCAGCTGAGGGAACTAAAGGAACATTTCAACCATGAGACCAAGGAAACGCGAGACGAGCTCTACCACACCAAGGAAGCGTTGAAGCAAGGTCCGGGAACGGCTGGAGACCATCTTGAAGTGCCCTGTCATGACCTCAACACAATCGAGTCCGCAACTGTCCTACGCAGACATGGCACGAACGCCACCaacgagccagccaagcaaT ACGAAAAGGAAAGCCCAAAAGTAACAGCAGGCACAATTCGAAGCGCTTTGCAAAAAGAGATACGCACAACGGAGGACAACGCTAGTTGGCGGTGCCGTGCGGTCACGGTGGACCCGAAGAACCCGAATCGTATTAAGATCGCCTGCAGAGACGAATCCGAGCATCAGATGGTAAAACAGGCTATGGAAACGACGAGACTGGCAGCTGGGGTTCGGGTGTTGCGTGACGAACTCTACCCGATCAAGGTCGACAATGTAAGGCGCACCGCGGTCTTGGACGATGGTGGAGAGGTCCTGGCGGGTGCAGCAGAAACCTTTGGACAAGAGAacgaggccaaggttgccaaGATAGCCTGGTTGAGCAGGAGGGACGTGCCGAAAGCGTATGGATCGATGGTGGTGTATCTGAGCAAAGGAGCCGATGCAAGAAGGCTGTTGGCGGAGGGATTCTTCCACGCTGGCGGCGAGTCAGGTTACACAGGGGTATTCGAGCGACGACCGCGACCAGAGCAGTGCTACAACTGTCAGGAAATAGGGCACAAGGCGTTCCAATGCAAGGGAAAGCAACGGTGTGCCAGatgcgccaaagaaggaCATCGACACGAGAACTGTCATGAGGAGATAATGAAATGTGTGCCGTGCGGTGGCCCACACGAATCGTTCAGCAGACACTGTCCGAAGCCTTATCCTACGCAGAAGGAGTAG
- a CDS encoding transposase (similar to Metarhizium robertsii ARSEF 23 XP_007826725.1) yields the protein MDFPGSTDSGPTSLPGLQDNSYSDPASSLDLGASEIVKQLADNATFSSDCVGYEGIDWNRLSGYSISRPRKRPRTGWVWEYGYDVEDDSSGHRFWVCKLCHRKQAITTHMYDAASTSQANSHMADVHRVDRDGQIPPRGKKQRTIFDMVNLNARQPKEQAVMNAFIASFEPVRFQQLLVRWVTCDNIPYHKLESPYFRELMAYANSAIIDSGSLPTHTTVREWIIQSFNRHKGVVVELLGRSISRINVSFDAWSSRKFKSLLGLTVHFLDDEGSFRTFLLGLPQIEGRHSGENLADRVSEIIHEYGFESRIGYFVTDNAESNDTCLEHLSSELGFKKQHRRLRCCGHIINLVARSILFGTDADAFEEDCQAEKEIQDEVKLWRAKGPIGKLHNIVHWVQRSGQRIEKLHRLQSIENTALSLENQTTYDVITDNATRWNSSEAMMERGYQLRNALDSLVQAEVTEWNQYVSRRTRNGAKPLPKKSRKKPTIVDDKMTAEDWSVIAEYLAILKPLKIATKRLEGRPKDGKFGAVWEVLLTMEWLLKHLEESKLQHERDEEPYLRIGCNLGWMKLDQYYTLTEDSPAYLAALVLHPAFRWSTVESQWADHADWLDRGRAAVQELWNEYRVLPVEQDAIPEQPTVARKTTDLDDFMTSVRKLSTHPAPSTSIMRDEYAEWIATTDPGDCLVEDPIQYWLLRRRQYPRLSRMAIDLFSVPAMSSEPERIFSLTGQMVTAQRGRLKADIIGAAQCISSWEKSGVIEISK from the coding sequence ATGGATTTTCCCGGTAGTACCGACAGCGGACCCACATCCTTGCCAGGCTTGCAAGACAACAGCTACAGCGACCCGGCTAGCTCCCTCGACCTCGGTGCATCGGAGATCGTGAAACAGCTAGCGGACAATGCAACTTTCTCCTCTGACTGCGTTGGCTATGAGGGAATTGACTGGAATCGCCTCTCAGGCTATTCTATCAGTAGACCCCGAAAAAGGCCACGCACTGGCTGGGTGTGGGAGTATGGGTacgacgttgaagatgataGCTCTGGCCATCGATTTTGGGTGTGCAAGCTCTGCCACCGAAAGCAAGCCATAACGACTCATATGTACGACGCCGCATCGACGAGCCAAGCGAACAGCCACATGGCAGACGTCCATCGTGTCGACCGAGACGGGCAGATACCACCTCGAGGAAAGAAGCAACGAACCATCTTTGACATGGTCAATCTGAATGCTCGTCAGCCAAAGGAACAAGCCGTGATGAACGCATTCATAGCGTCATTCGAGCCGGTTCGTTTTCAGCAGTTGCTTGTTCGCTGGGTGACTTGCGATAACATTCCGTACCACAAGCTCGAAAGTCCCTATTTTCGCGAGCTTATGGCGTACGCAAAtagtgccatcattgacTCGGGAAGTCTTCCCACCCACACGACGGTTCGTGAATGGATTATTCAATCTTTCAACCGACACAAAGGTGTGGTGGTAGAATTGCTCGGCCGATCGATAAGCCGCATCAACGTCTCGTTTGACGCTTGGTCCTCTCGCAAATTTAAGTCCCTGCTTGGCCTTACCGTCCACTTTCTGGATGATGAAGGTAGCTTTCGTACGTTTCTTCTGGGCTTGCCGCAGATAGAAGGCCGCCATAGCGGCGAGAATCTAGCCGATCGAGTCAGCGAAATAATCCACGAGTACGGCTTTGAGAGTCGTATTGGGTACTTTGTGACAGATAACGCAGAGAGCAATGACACATGTCTGGAGCACCTGAGTTCTGAATTGGGATTCAAGAAACAGCATAGGCGGCTTCGCTGCTGTGGTCATATTATCAATCTCGTTGCTCGATCTATTCTTTTTGGGACAGACGCTGACGCGTTTGAGGAGGACTGCCAGGCGGAGAAAGAAATCCAGGATGAGGTTAAGCTCTGGAGGGCAAAGGGGCCTATAGGAAAGCTTCATAATATTGTTCACTGGGTGcaaaggtctggtcaacgCATCGAGAAGCTTCACAGGCTTCAGTCTATCGAAAATACAGCCCTAAGCTTGGAGAATCAAACGACCTACGATGTTATTACGGATAACGCTACTCGGTGGAACTCGTCtgaagccatgatggagCGAGGCTATCAGCTCCGAAATGCACTAGATTCCTTAGTCCAGGCAGAAGTGACAGAATGGAACCAGTATGTGTCGAGGAGGACTCGAAATGGGGCGAAACCGCTGCCGAAGAAGAGCCGCAAGAAGCCCACGATtgttgacgacaagatgACTGCCGAAGATTGGTCAGTCATCGCAGAGTACCTCGCCATTTTAAAACCATTGAAGATAGCGACCAAGCGCCTTGAGGGCCGCCCTAAAGATGGCAAGTTTGGAGCCGTCTGGGAGGTTTTGCTCACAATGGAATGGCTTTTAAAGCACCTGGAAGAGTCAAAGCTGCAGCACGAGCGAGACGAGGAACCATATCTACGAATAGGTTGCAACCTCGGTTGGATGAAGTTGGACCAATATTACACGCTCACAGAAGATAGTCCTGCATACCTTGCAGCTCTTGTTCTTCACCCGGCTTTTCGCTGGTCTACGGTGGAATCGCAATGGGCTGATCACGCGGATTGGTTGGACAGAGGTAGGGCCGCTGTGCAAGAGCTGTGGAATGAGTATCGAGTCTTGCCGGTCGAACAGGATGCTATACCGGAACAACCGACCGTTGCGCGGAAGACAACTGACTTGGACGACTTCATGACTTCCGTTCGAAAACTCAGCACTcatccagctccttcaaCGTCTATCATGCGTGACGAGTACGCTGAGTGGATCGCAACGACTGACCCGGGAGATTGCTTGGTGGAAGATCCGATCCAGTATTGGCTTCTCCGAAGGCGTCAATATCCGCGCCTTTCACGAATGGCGATTGATCTCTTTTCTGTGCCAGCGATGTCTTCTGAGCCAGAGCGTATTTTCAGTCTCACAGGACAAATGGTGACAGCGCAGAGAGGTCGCCTGAAGGCCGATATTATAGGGGCCGCTCAGTGTATCTCGTCTTGGGAGAAAAGTGGGGTCATAGAGATATCCAAATGA